In the Sus scrofa isolate TJ Tabasco breed Duroc chromosome 7, Sscrofa11.1, whole genome shotgun sequence genome, one interval contains:
- the IL17F gene encoding interleukin-17F → MTVLCDTAVVKSLLLLMLGLTLLGEAAARKILKPGDPALCPPLEDHSVRVDIRILSQNQGVPLSHDFQNRSSSPWDYNITRDPHRFPSEIAEARCRHTGCINAQGQEDSSMNSVPIQQEFLVLRREPQGCSRSFRLEKVRVTVGCTCVTPMVRYVRGLRAAGQLG, encoded by the exons ATGACTGTCCTGTGTGACACAGCCGTG GTCAAGTCCCTGCTGCTGTTGATGTTGGGGCTGACCCTGCTGGGGGAGGCAGCAGCTCGGAAAATCCTCAAACCAGGGgatcctgccctctgcccccctcTGGAGGACCACAGCGTGAGAGTTGACATCCGCATCCTCAGtcagaatcagggagttcccctctCACACGACTTCCAGAACCGATCCAGCTCCCCCTGGGATTACAA CATCACCCGGGACCCCCACCGGTTCCCCTCCGAGATCGCAGAGGCCCGTTGCAGGCACACGGGCTGCATCAACGCCCAGGGGCAGGAAGACAGCTCCATGAACTCCGTCCCCATCCAGCAAGAGTTCCTGGTCCTTCGGAGGGAGCCCCAGGGCTGCTCTCGCTCCTTTAGGCTGGAGAAGGTGCGGGTCACTGTTGGTTGCACCTGTGTCACTCCCATGGTCCGCTATGTGCGTGGCCTGAGAGCAGCAGGTCAACTCGGCTAG